GTTCGACGACGCCGAACGGGAGGCGCTGGCCACCCACGACTACGTCACGCTCTTCGAGATGGGCGCGCACCCCTTCCTCACCCTCACCCTGTTCATCGGCCTGTTCGAGCGGGACCACCCGCCGATGGGCTTCCAGACCGAGTACGCGAGGAGACTGGCGCACATGTCGCTGCCCTACCCGGACATCGCCACATGAGGGCCGCGGAGCTGCGCGAGCCCGGCCGCCCGCCCGTCGTGGCCGACCGGGAGGCGCCCGTGTGCGGGCCCGGGCAGGTTCTCGTCGAGGTGCTCGCCGCCCCGATCACCCCGCTGGACCTGCTGTGCGCCACCGGGACCTCCTACTTCGGCCGGCCCGCCACGCCGTACGTGCCCGGCGTCCAGGGCGTCGGCACCGTCGAGGGCCGCCCGGTGTGGTTCGCCACCCCGGCCGGAATGGCACCGGGCGACGGCAGCATGGCCGAACTCGCGGTGGCCCGCGCCGAGAACGTCGTCCCACTCCCCGACGGCGCCGACCCGGTGGCCCTCGCCGCGCTCGGACTGTCGGCCGTCGCCGCGCACATGGCGCTCACCTGGCGCGGTGAACTCGCCCCGGGCGAGCGGGTGATCGTGCTGGGCGCCGGCGGCGTGGTGGGCGAGGCGGCGGTCCGGCTCGCCCGCGCCGCCGGCGCCCGCCGGGTGGTGGCCGGGGCCCGCTCCCCGGCGGCCCGCGAGCGCGCCCGAAGGGCCGGCGCCGACGTCGTCGTCGCCCTGGACACCGACGACGTCGCCGCACTGGCCGCCCGCTTCGCCGAGGCGGCCGACGGTCCGGTGGACCTCGTGCTCGACCCGCTGTTCGGCGTCCCGGCGGCGGCCGCGGCCCGGGCCCTCGGTCCCGGCGGTCGGCTGGTCAACCTCGGCAGCTCGGCCGGCGAGACCAGCCCGCTGGACTCCGCCACCCTGCGCAGCAGGTCGCTGCGGGTGCTCGGCTACACCAACAACGAACTGACCGCGGGGCAACGTGCCGAGGCGATCGCCGAGGTCGCCGCCCGGGCGGCGGACGGACAGCTCTCCGTCGCCCACGAGACCGTCCCGCTGGCCGACGCCGGCCACGCCTGGCAGCGCCAGGCGGACGGGGCCGCGGGGGGACGGATCGTGCTGGTGCCGTAAATGGCGATCAGTGCACGGGAGTTGGGGCGGGAGAAGTTTCCTCCGGCCCCTCCGGGAGTCCCGTTCCGTCGTGCTATACCGGGTGGACCGACGGACGGGACGAACGGGGGAGAGGGAACCCATGCGGCCACTGCCCGGACACCGGCTCGGCACTCCCAGAACCTGGGCGACGGCCGTCGCCGTCGCCCTCGGCCTCGCACTGCTCCAGGCACCCGCCGCACCCGCCGCGGCGGACGCCGCCTGCCCGGCGCTCGCCACCGGTGAGTCGGACGGACTGGACCTCGGGTCCTGGACGCAGGTGGGCGATGGGCCGCTGTGCGAGGCGGAGTTCACCACCGACGCGCTCTACACGCCGCGCGGCCCCGGCGCACCGGAGATCGACCCGGTGCGCGAACCGGTCCGCGCGCGCGTCCTGCTCCCCGACGACTACGACCCGGCGGGCTCGTACGACGTGCTCTACCTCCTCAACGGTGGCGCGGGCGACTACACGCAGTGGTCCACCGGCGACGGCGACGTCGTGCGGAGCGTGACGGACGCCGGGTACCACGGCATCGTGGTGATGCCCGAGGGCGGCAAGGCGGGCTTCTACGCCGACTGGGCCGGCTACACGTACGGCAACTTCGCGCCGCTGTGGGAGACCTTCCACATCCACCAGCTGCTGCCCTGGATCGACGACCACCTGGCCACGTCGGGCCGGCGCGCGGTCGCGGGGATGTCCATGGGCGGGTTCGGCGCCCTGAAGTACGCCGCCCAGTACCCCGGACTGTTCGACGCCGTGGGCTCCTTCTCCGGCGGCACCGATCTGCGCCGCACCGACCACCAGGGCACCGTGGGCCTGGCCACCACCGCCTACGGGGCCCGCTTCTGGTGGCACGGCTCGGGCACCGACGCCGGGAACTACTGGAAGTACCTGCTGCCCGGCAACCCCACCCCGTCGCAGCGCACCGAGCTGGTCTTCGGGCCGCGGTCCGCCTGGGCGTCGTTCAACCCGGCCCAGGTCGCCGAGACCAGCCCGGCCACCTACGGCTCGTACGGCGGGAAGCTGCTGCTCTACAGCGGACGGGCCGAGGACCCGTACGCCTGGAACACCGCGCTCGACGGGGACCTCACGGCGGGCGGGGTGCCGCACCGCTACTGCACGGGCCCCGGCGGCCACGACTTCGCGACCTGGACGCCCGCGCTGAAGCACTTCCTGCGCTTCCTGTCCGGGGCGACGAACCCCGTCTGTCCGGCCGGGACCGGCTGGCAGCAGGAGTCCTGAGCCGTCGGCCGCGGGCGGAGCCCGTGGCGCCGGGGCCCGTGTGCCGATCGGGCCCCGGCGCCGACGGGCGGCTACTTCCGCTCGGCGAGCCAGTCGGCGAACCGGACATCGCCCAGCCGCGCGTCCGGGCCGGGCAGGAGGGTGGTGTCCTCCAGCACGGTGCCCCAGTACGGGGCGTTCGGGACCGTGACGACGGTACGGGGGTCGCCGCCCGCGGCGAGGGTCTCGCGGACGATCCCGTCGAGCCGGAACACCTCGGGCCCGGCGACCTCCACCACACCGCCGACCGGCGCGCCCACCGCCGTACGGGCCACGGCGGCGGCCACGTCGGAGGAGTGCATCGGCTGGATGCCGACGGGCGAGAGGCGCACGGTGTCGCCCTCGGTCACCGAGTCGGCGATGCCGTTCAGGAACTCGAAGAACTGGGTGGCGTGGACGATCGAGCAGGGGATGCCGGAGTCCTTGATCAGGTCCTCCTGCACCTGCTTGGCCCGGAAGTAACCGCTCTCCTGGAGGCGCTCGGTGCCGACGACGGAGAGCGCGACGTGGTGGCCGGTACCGGCCTCCGCCTCGGCCTTGAGGAGGTTGGTGGTCGAGGTGCGGAAGAAGTCCATGACCGCCCGGTCCTCGAACGAGGGCGAGTTGGAGACGTCGACGACGACCTGGGCGCCTCGCAGCGCCTCGGCCAGGCCCTCACCCGTCAGCGTGTTCACGCCGGTGCCGGGCGCGGCCGGCACCGCCTCGTGGCCCTGCTCGCGGAGCATGTCGACGAGCTGGGAGCCGATGAGGCCGGTTCCGCCGATCACTACGACCTTCATGACTGCGATCCTCTCGGGGGACTTGCGCGGGTGCGGAGCCGGACGGCCGCACGGGCGATGACTGTCTGCACCAGGAAGACCAGGCTCACCCCCGATTCGTGACACCGCACGGCGGACGGTCCGCGGTGCGGGGCGGGCGGCGCGGTACGGGCGGTGAGCCGCCGGGACACGGCCGGCCGGGAAATCGCCGTCGCCCGGCGTCGGCTCACCCAGTCCGGGTACTTCACCGGCGAGGGGCCGTACGGCCCGGTCCGCGTCGCCGCACGCCGGTCCCGCCGTGCCGCACCCGGCCGACCGCAGCCGCCGCCGCGCGGCGCGACCGTCGCAGCGCCGCACCTCAAGGAGCGCCTCATGGACTACGAACGTGAGCTGGCCGAGATCGAGCGGCAACTCCTGACCCAGGATCCCCACCTCGCGGCCGAGCTGGACACCTTCGGAGACCTCACCGCCGCCCGCCGCCCCCCGCGCCCGCCCGTCTCCGCGGTCCCCCCAGTCCCCGCCGCCCCGCCGCGCCCGCGCACCGCGCGCCGCAGGCGACGGCTGCTCATCGCGGCCTGCGTCGCCGTCGCGCTGATCGTCATCGCCCTCACGTCCGCGCTCAGCGCGGGAGCCGCCACGCACCGCCCGGACCGCACACCCCGCCCCGGCCACGCCGTCCAGGAGCACGGAAAGAGCGTGGGCGCCCGCGGCTAGGACCCGCCGTTCGGGCCCACCGCGGACGCGGACGGTCCGAACGGCGGGCCCGGGCCGCAGGCGGCCTGCGTCACGCGGCGGCGATGAACGCCGCGTCGATCGCGGTGTCCGTGCGCGCGTGCACGACCAGCCGGCAGCCGCCGGTGTCCGCGCCGGCCTCGAGCTGGCGGCGCGCGGGGGCGCTGTGAGTGGCCACGGACATCAGGACACCGAGGTTGCTGCACAGGCGGTGGGCGCGCAGTACCGAGGCGACCGCCGCGCCGCCCGTGGCGGCCTCCTCGAGGACCACCACGACGGGCATCGGCCGGTACGCGTGGACCAGGGCGCCGATCTCCGCGGCGAGCGCGGCGCGTCCGGCGGGGCCGGGATCGCGGTGCACGGTGATGACGAGGACGCCACGCTCGAGCGCATGAGACAGCATGCCCTGATCCCTTCCACTGGCCATTTCCGTTGCCGCGGAAGTACCCCGGGCGGGCCGGGCAAATCGGGACGTAGGCTGTTTATGCCCGTGCCGTGCGGTGACTTGACCGGGGCTGCGGATTCCCGCAGGAAATCTCCGAGGAGGAGCCCCACCATGGCGAGCATCAGCCCCATCGACCTGCAGAAGGCCCTCAAGGGCGCCGACTACCCCGCGAGCCGCGAGGACCTGGTGAAGCTGGCCAAGAACAACGGCGCCGACGACGCTCTCGTCGACAAACTGTCCCACGCGGGGACGGACGAGTTCGACGGTCCCAACAAGGTCCAGAAGGCCGTGTTCGACAACGAGTAGCGCGCGGGCGGCACGCCACCGTCACGCCGGCCCGGCCCCGGGGCTCAGGGGGCCGGGCCGGTGTCGTCCCGGCAGCCGCCCCGCTGTCCAAGGGCTGGATTCCATACGTTTCCCATAGGAAAACTGGTTAGGGTGCGGCCCATGGATTTCTCCGGGCCGATCATCCTCTCCGGGGCGCTCGTCGGCCTCGCCGTCGGACTCACCGGTATGGGCGGCGGTGCGCTCATGACGCCGATCATGGTGATGGTCTTCGGGGTCAACCCCACCGCGGCCATCGGCAGCGACCTCGCCGCCTCGGTGTTCATGAAGCCGTTCGGCGCGGTCGTGCACCAGCGCGCCGGCACGGTGCGCTGGGACCTCGTGCGCTGGCTGCTGCCCACCGCCGTGCCCGCCGCGTTCGGCGGTGTCTTCCTGCTCCGCACGCTCGGCGACGGCGACGCGCTGCAGCGGCGCGTCAAGTACGTCATCGGCGTGGCGCTGCTGCTCGCGGTCGTCGGCATGCTCGTCCGCATGTGGCTGGACCGGCGGCGCGGTGCCGCCCCGGCCGATGGCGGTGAGGTGTCCGTACGGCCGCTCGCGACCCTCGCGATCGGGCTGGTCGGCGGGGCCGTCGTCGGCATGACCTCGGTCGGCTCCGGCTCCCTCATCATCGTGATGCTGATGCTGGCGCACCCCCGGCTCAAGGCGAACCATCTCGTCGGCACGGACCTGGTGCAGGCCATCCCCGTGGTGGCCGCGGCCGCCCTCGGCCACCTGGTGAGCGGGGACGCGGACCTGGGCCTCGCGGCGACCCTGCTGATCGGGGCGATACCCGGAGTCGTCGTGGGCGCCCTGCTGTCGACCCGGGTCACGGGGCCGGCGCTGCGATGGATCCTGGTGGTGCTGTTGACGGGGTCGGGGCTGTCCATGCTGAAGGTGCCGGGGGGTGTCCTCGTCGCCGTGTCGGTGCTGATCGCGGGGGCGGGGGCGGCCGTCACGCTGCGCGAGCGGCGGCGGGCCGTTCCGGCGCCGGCGGAGGCGGCGCCGGAGAAGTCGGGCATCCCGACGTGAACGAACCCCACGGGCGCGCCCGCGCGGCACAGCCGCATGCCGGGCACAGCCACCACGCGCCCCTCACGCGGAGCCGAGGGCCGTTGCCGCCGCGATCACTGCCAGGTGGGTGAGGGCCTGGGGGAAGTTGCCCAGGAGGGCGCCGGTGGCGGGGTCGGTCTGTTCGGTGCACAGACCCACGTCGTTGGCCCTGGCGGTGAAGTCGTCGAGCAACTCGGCGGCCTCCTCCGTACGGCCCGTGCGATGCAGGGCCTCGACGAGCCAGCCCGAGCAGGCGAGGAAGGCACCCTCCTTCTCCCGCTGTCCGCTGTAGCGGTACAGCAGACAGCCACCGGCGCCCAGCTCGGCGCGGACGGCCCGGACCGTGGCGGACAGCCGGGGGTCGTCCCCGGCACAGAAGCCGGTGCGCGCGGCGAGCAGCGTGGCCGCGTCGAGCTCGTCCGTCCCCGCGTAGAAGGTGTACGACTGCTTCGCCTCCGACCAGCAGCAGCGGTCGATCCAGTCCCGTACGGCGTCCCGCTCCTGACGCCAGCGCGGCACGTGCGGACTGCTCATACGACCGCGGTCGGCAAGGCGTACGGCCCGGTCCAGCGCCGTCCAGCAGCCGAGTTTGCTGCTCGTGTACTGCCGCCGTTCGCCCAGCTCCCAGAAACCGGAGTCGGGCGACCGCCACAGATCGCAGACCCGGTCCGCCATCCCGCCGAGCAGGGTGTTCGTGGCGCCGTCGAGACGGCCGCCCCGGGCGCAGTAACGGTGGACCGCGTCGAACAGGTCTCCGTAGGAGCCCAGCTGGAGCTGTGCGGCGGCGGCGTTGCCCACGTGCACC
The DNA window shown above is from Streptomyces sp. NBC_00670 and carries:
- a CDS encoding quinone oxidoreductase family protein, which encodes MRAAELREPGRPPVVADREAPVCGPGQVLVEVLAAPITPLDLLCATGTSYFGRPATPYVPGVQGVGTVEGRPVWFATPAGMAPGDGSMAELAVARAENVVPLPDGADPVALAALGLSAVAAHMALTWRGELAPGERVIVLGAGGVVGEAAVRLARAAGARRVVAGARSPAARERARRAGADVVVALDTDDVAALAARFAEAADGPVDLVLDPLFGVPAAAAARALGPGGRLVNLGSSAGETSPLDSATLRSRSLRVLGYTNNELTAGQRAEAIAEVAARAADGQLSVAHETVPLADAGHAWQRQADGAAGGRIVLVP
- a CDS encoding alpha/beta hydrolase, with protein sequence MRPLPGHRLGTPRTWATAVAVALGLALLQAPAAPAAADAACPALATGESDGLDLGSWTQVGDGPLCEAEFTTDALYTPRGPGAPEIDPVREPVRARVLLPDDYDPAGSYDVLYLLNGGAGDYTQWSTGDGDVVRSVTDAGYHGIVVMPEGGKAGFYADWAGYTYGNFAPLWETFHIHQLLPWIDDHLATSGRRAVAGMSMGGFGALKYAAQYPGLFDAVGSFSGGTDLRRTDHQGTVGLATTAYGARFWWHGSGTDAGNYWKYLLPGNPTPSQRTELVFGPRSAWASFNPAQVAETSPATYGSYGGKLLLYSGRAEDPYAWNTALDGDLTAGGVPHRYCTGPGGHDFATWTPALKHFLRFLSGATNPVCPAGTGWQQES
- a CDS encoding DUF2795 domain-containing protein translates to MASISPIDLQKALKGADYPASREDLVKLAKNNGADDALVDKLSHAGTDEFDGPNKVQKAVFDNE
- a CDS encoding sulfite exporter TauE/SafE family protein; the protein is MDFSGPIILSGALVGLAVGLTGMGGGALMTPIMVMVFGVNPTAAIGSDLAASVFMKPFGAVVHQRAGTVRWDLVRWLLPTAVPAAFGGVFLLRTLGDGDALQRRVKYVIGVALLLAVVGMLVRMWLDRRRGAAPADGGEVSVRPLATLAIGLVGGAVVGMTSVGSGSLIIVMLMLAHPRLKANHLVGTDLVQAIPVVAAAALGHLVSGDADLGLAATLLIGAIPGVVVGALLSTRVTGPALRWILVVLLTGSGLSMLKVPGGVLVAVSVLIAGAGAAVTLRERRRAVPAPAEAAPEKSGIPT
- a CDS encoding SDR family oxidoreductase, whose product is MKVVVIGGTGLIGSQLVDMLREQGHEAVPAAPGTGVNTLTGEGLAEALRGAQVVVDVSNSPSFEDRAVMDFFRTSTTNLLKAEAEAGTGHHVALSVVGTERLQESGYFRAKQVQEDLIKDSGIPCSIVHATQFFEFLNGIADSVTEGDTVRLSPVGIQPMHSSDVAAAVARTAVGAPVGGVVEVAGPEVFRLDGIVRETLAAGGDPRTVVTVPNAPYWGTVLEDTTLLPGPDARLGDVRFADWLAERK